Part of the Candidatus Zixiibacteriota bacterium genome, CGCATCACGCCCGGACGACCCTCGCGGACGAACAGGAGACACCGCGGCCCAAACAAAGCTCCAGGATCAGCCGCTCCAGGACGAGGCGGGCCGGCTGGCCGCTGGACTTCAAGCGAAAATCGGCCTCGTGGACGGCGGCCAGCAGAGAACGCAGCGCGGCGAGCGAAAACTGCTCGGCGCGTTGCAGCGTCTTATAGTCCGCGTACGCGTTCCGGCCGAAGAGCGGCCCCTCCCCCCCCAGCACGGTCCGCTGGAACTGGTCGTAGCTCATCCGCGGACGCCACCGCCCGCGCAGCTCGCCCTCGATCAGCTGGCGCGCGGTCACGAGGCGGCGGATCTCGGTGGCGATCGTTCCGAGCAGCCTGAGCGGCGGCTCGCCGCGGGCGATCAGCCGCGCCAGCTGGGAGAGCGCGGCCGGGGCGTTGCGGTCGCCGATCGCCTGCGTGAGGTCGAATATCCATCCCTCGCCGAGATCGCTGAAGCTCGCCGCAACGTCCTTTGCGCGGATGACCCGTTCCTCGCCGACGTAGATCAGGAGCTTTTCCAGCTCGTGCGCAAGCGGGCGCAGCGCCTCGCCGGCGCGTTGGAGGATCATTTCCCGCGCCGGCCCCTCCAGCGTCTTGCCCGAAGCGCTCGCCCAGCGGTTGATGTGGTCGAGAAGGCTTTCGCGCTTGACCCGCCCGCGGTCGCGATCGAGATCCACGAAAAGGACCGCGCCGGCTTCCTCGAGCTTCTTGTAGAGCCTGGTGCGACGGTCCACCTGGATCGCCGTGAGGAGGAGAAAGCTCCACGGGGGCATGGCGCCGTCGCACAGCTCGACGATTCCCGTTCCCTCCGATTCTCGGCGTGGGCGGATTCCGAACCCGCGGCTGCGGCAGTGCGCCCAGATCGCGGCGATCTCCTCGCGCTCCGCGTGATCCTCGATTCCCGCCACCCCGTAGAGCGGCGCCGGCCCCTGCAGCTCCTCCCA contains:
- the holA gene encoding DNA polymerase III subunit delta encodes the protein MRRDRSAVIERIVRGEGPPLLLVFGDSLRVEQVCKALIDRLIPESDRAFNLERFDGRTNPWEEIVGSLRIAPFFPGRKVVWVENAPYFLSREHKGELSERALELWAEGKRDEAGRLLLDLLAVDGWTQQQWEELQGPAPLYGVAGIEDHAEREEIAAIWAHCRSRGFGIRPRRESEGTGIVELCDGAMPPWSFLLLTAIQVDRRTRLYKKLEEAGAVLFVDLDRDRGRVKRESLLDHINRWASASGKTLEGPAREMILQRAGEALRPLAHELEKLLIYVGEERVIRAKDVAASFSDLGEGWIFDLTQAIGDRNAPAALSQLARLIARGEPPLRLLGTIATEIRRLVTARQLIEGELRGRWRPRMSYDQFQRTVLGGEGPLFGRNAYADYKTLQRAEQFSLAALRSLLAAVHEADFRLKSSGQPARLVLERLILELCLGRGVSCSSARVVRA